A stretch of Aerococcaceae bacterium zg-252 DNA encodes these proteins:
- the lacD gene encoding tagatose-bisphosphate aldolase — protein sequence MRKISQEKYDKLVNLSTENHIISALAIDQRGSLRKMIEAGGGVDDVQSAVEAFKIAISEELTPFASSILLDPEYGIPASKQRVAGAGLLMAYEETGYDATEPGRLPDLLPEWSAKRIKELGADSVKFLLYYDVDEDEKINDWKHSFTERIGSECEAEGIPFFLEILTYDATDEDNKSAKFAKVKPHKVIAAMKEFSKERYNVDVLKVEVPVNMNYVEGFAKDEVVYTKEEAQAIFREQEDATHLPYIYLSAGVSAKLFQDTLEFAHEAGAKFNGVLCGRATWKDAVPEFASNGEAATREWLRTIGKQNIEELNAVLERTATPWTDLIEVK from the coding sequence ATGCGTAAAATCTCACAAGAAAAATATGATAAATTAGTTAACTTGTCAACTGAAAATCACATCATCTCTGCACTAGCGATTGACCAACGTGGGTCATTGAGAAAAATGATTGAAGCTGGTGGTGGTGTTGATGATGTTCAATCAGCCGTTGAAGCATTTAAAATTGCGATTTCAGAAGAATTAACACCATTTGCATCATCTATTTTATTAGATCCAGAGTATGGTATTCCAGCTTCAAAACAACGTGTAGCAGGTGCTGGTCTTTTAATGGCTTATGAAGAAACAGGATATGATGCGACAGAACCAGGACGTTTACCAGATTTATTACCTGAATGGTCTGCAAAACGTATTAAAGAATTAGGGGCAGATTCTGTTAAATTTTTATTATATTATGATGTTGATGAAGATGAGAAAATCAATGATTGGAAACATAGCTTTACAGAACGTATTGGTTCAGAGTGTGAAGCTGAGGGTATCCCATTCTTCTTAGAAATTTTAACATATGATGCGACAGATGAAGATAATAAGAGTGCGAAATTTGCGAAAGTAAAACCACATAAAGTGATTGCAGCGATGAAAGAATTTTCTAAAGAACGCTATAATGTCGATGTGTTAAAAGTGGAAGTACCGGTTAACATGAATTATGTTGAAGGATTCGCTAAAGATGAAGTGGTTTATACGAAAGAAGAAGCACAAGCGATTTTCCGTGAACAAGAAGATGCTACGCATTTACCATATATTTATTTAAGTGCCGGTGTGTCAGCTAAGTTGTTCCAAGATACACTTGAGTTTGCACATGAAGCTGGTGCAAAATTCAATGGGGTATTATGTGGACGTGCAACTTGGAAAGATGCTGTGCCAGAATTTGCATCAAATGGTGAAGCAGCAACTCGTGAGTGGTTACGTACGATTGGTAAACAAAATATTGAAGAATTAAATGCAGTGTTAGAACGTACGGCTACACCTTGGACAGATTTAATTGAAGTAAAATAA
- a CDS encoding glutathione peroxidase, whose translation MALPNILLTRSNGETYPLHDYCSHVLLVVNTATGCGLAPQMNELETLYQTYKEQKFSVLGFPSNQFKQEKVSDDEMVSTCQLTFGTTFPLHQTVQVNGEQTAPIFQWLKSECRGLLSEDIKWNFTKFLINRKGQVIKRYAPTTSPKSIAKDIEKALKA comes from the coding sequence ATGGCACTTCCAAACATTTTACTAACTCGTAGCAATGGCGAAACTTATCCCTTACATGATTATTGTAGCCATGTACTTTTAGTTGTTAATACAGCGACCGGTTGCGGACTAGCCCCACAGATGAACGAGCTTGAAACCTTGTATCAAACCTATAAAGAGCAAAAGTTCTCCGTTCTCGGTTTCCCTAGCAATCAATTCAAACAAGAAAAAGTATCTGATGACGAAATGGTCAGCACCTGCCAATTAACATTCGGCACGACCTTTCCTTTACATCAAACCGTCCAAGTAAATGGTGAGCAAACTGCACCGATTTTCCAATGGTTAAAATCAGAATGTCGGGGATTATTATCAGAAGATATTAAGTGGAATTTCACTAAATTTTTAATCAATCGTAAAGGGCAAGTTATCAAACGCTATGCTCCTACCACTTCACCCAAATCTATCGCCAAAGATATTGAAAAAGCATTGAAAGCATAG
- a CDS encoding YebC/PmpR family DNA-binding transcriptional regulator — protein sequence MGRKWMNIKEKKANKDQNTSKIYAKFGIEIYAAAKQGEPDPELNQKLRFVIERAKTYNVPRHVIDKAIDKAKGGDDENFQELRYEGFGPNGSLIIVDALTNNVNRTASNVRAAYGKNGGNMGVSGSVNYLFDPTAVFVMSNQDADEVMMGLLEADVDVREVFAEENQVIVYGETQDFATIRTALENMGITEFEVAEIDLLPQNEVTLEGDDLVKFEKLIDALEDDDDVQRVYHNVDL from the coding sequence ATGGGTCGTAAATGGATGAACATCAAAGAAAAGAAAGCGAATAAAGATCAAAACACCTCCAAAATTTATGCAAAATTTGGAATTGAGATTTATGCAGCAGCAAAACAAGGTGAACCAGATCCGGAGTTAAACCAAAAATTACGTTTTGTTATAGAACGTGCCAAAACATATAATGTGCCACGCCACGTTATTGATAAAGCAATCGATAAAGCAAAAGGTGGCGACGATGAAAACTTCCAAGAATTACGTTATGAGGGATTTGGGCCAAATGGTTCATTAATTATTGTCGATGCCTTAACAAACAATGTCAATCGTACTGCAAGTAATGTTCGTGCCGCTTACGGTAAAAACGGTGGAAACATGGGTGTTAGTGGTTCTGTTAACTACTTATTTGACCCAACAGCTGTTTTTGTCATGAGCAATCAAGATGCTGATGAAGTGATGATGGGATTATTAGAAGCAGATGTTGATGTGCGTGAAGTATTTGCTGAAGAAAATCAAGTCATTGTATATGGTGAAACTCAAGACTTCGCTACAATTCGTACTGCATTAGAAAATATGGGTATCACTGAATTTGAAGTAGCAGAAATTGATTTATTGCCTCAAAACGAAGTAACTTTAGAGGGCGATGATTTAGTTAAATTTGAAAAATTAATTGATGCACTCGAAGATGATGACGATGTTCAACGTGTCTACCATAACGTTGATTTATAA
- a CDS encoding LysM peptidoglycan-binding domain-containing protein produces the protein MKLYKKIMSLSMVALASASILSQSVMAQTMIGTHTVQVGEYLFDIALKYGVTVDQMKAWNGLTSDWINVGDVLAIYDSSSTYTPYTSTVATSTTGYHTVAPGDTLSGIAAVYGVSEYDLWAWNGLSSDWLNVGDVLSVSGYATAPVSSSYAAPAVAAATPITTGETTTYTVKAGDSLWAIAEAHGMTYDELLALNGYASTFLQVGDVLTVKASSANSSASDDNSQSIAPLSQADKEDGIKARHKVVAGDNLWRIANKYGVTVHNVKVWNNLTDDSVINEGDELVIKNSVYEAKKHKVTAEDTLESIAEQYKTTTEKLTEWNSLTGTELEVDKELLVSDPNTKIHEVKTGETLDKIAEQYHVTVEELREWNELPEATVVVNGSLIVSDPTGMKETVNTIEATEAVETTEAMETTTVAE, from the coding sequence ATGAAACTTTATAAGAAAATAATGTCATTATCTATGGTGGCGTTAGCTTCAGCTAGCATTTTGTCACAGTCTGTAATGGCTCAAACGATGATTGGAACACATACTGTTCAAGTTGGGGAATATTTATTTGATATTGCATTGAAATATGGTGTGACAGTTGACCAAATGAAAGCATGGAATGGCTTGACTAGTGATTGGATTAATGTTGGTGATGTGTTAGCGATTTATGATAGTTCATCTACTTACACACCTTATACATCAACTGTAGCAACAAGCACGACAGGATATCATACCGTTGCACCTGGAGATACATTATCTGGTATTGCAGCCGTATATGGTGTATCAGAATATGATTTATGGGCATGGAATGGTTTATCAAGTGATTGGTTAAATGTTGGGGACGTATTATCAGTATCAGGTTATGCAACTGCACCCGTTAGCTCGTCTTATGCAGCACCGGCAGTGGCGGCTGCAACACCGATAACTACTGGGGAAACGACAACTTATACCGTTAAAGCAGGTGATAGCTTATGGGCAATTGCAGAAGCACACGGTATGACATATGATGAATTATTGGCATTAAATGGCTATGCAAGTACATTTTTACAAGTTGGTGATGTGTTAACAGTAAAAGCTTCATCAGCGAATAGTTCAGCGAGTGATGATAATAGTCAATCAATTGCTCCATTGTCTCAAGCAGATAAGGAAGATGGCATTAAGGCACGTCATAAGGTAGTTGCAGGTGATAATTTATGGCGAATCGCTAATAAATATGGTGTGACAGTCCATAATGTAAAAGTATGGAATAATTTAACAGATGATTCTGTCATCAATGAGGGTGACGAATTGGTGATTAAGAATTCTGTTTATGAAGCGAAAAAACATAAAGTGACGGCTGAAGATACATTAGAGTCAATCGCAGAACAGTATAAAACAACGACTGAAAAATTAACAGAATGGAATAGTTTAACTGGAACAGAATTGGAAGTCGATAAAGAATTATTAGTTAGCGACCCTAATACTAAAATTCATGAAGTGAAAACAGGCGAAACATTAGATAAAATCGCTGAACAATATCATGTAACGGTTGAAGAATTACGTGAGTGGAATGAATTACCTGAGGCGACAGTTGTAGTTAATGGGTCATTAATCGTATCAGACCCAACTGGTATGAAAGAAACAGTTAATACGATAGAAGCGACAGAAGCAGTTGAAACAACTGAAGCTATGGAAACTACGACAGTAGCTGAATAA
- a CDS encoding 30S ribosomal protein S20, which yields MANNPSAIKRIRQTATKTDRNRAHVSAMRTAVKKFRSAVESGEGDLQELYKLAAKELDSAATKGLIHKNKAARDKSRLAKLVK from the coding sequence ATGGCAAATAACCCATCAGCAATCAAACGTATTCGTCAAACTGCTACAAAAACTGACCGTAACCGTGCTCACGTTTCTGCAATGCGTACAGCAGTTAAAAAATTCCGTTCAGCTGTAGAATCAGGTGAAGGTGATTTACAAGAATTATACAAATTAGCAGCAAAAGAATTAGATAGCGCAGCTACAAAAGGTTTAATCCATAAAAACAAAGCTGCTCGTGATAAGTCACGTTTAGCAAAATTAGTTAAATAA